From Paraburkholderia sabiae, a single genomic window includes:
- a CDS encoding amylo-alpha-1,6-glucosidase: MTRVDSPFDIERLEDEWLEADGFGGFASGTVGMLRTRRYHALLLTATRPPSGRVVLVNGIEAWLEANGARYPLTMQRYAPDIVYPDIAASLISFDTTPWPTWRFRIDDETRVIAETFVAKETCETVLRWHVEFAGDAHRVAAFTLHVRPLLSGRDYHALHHENGAFDFSAAIDGAYVQWQPYHDLPVVRFLTNGIYEHAPDWYRNFCYVRERERGLDFTEDLATPGVFTFDLRAEDAVVILSAGVSNDVVQHALDRANALAETEAKRRASFASRLHRSADAYVVARSTGRTIVAGFPWFTDWGRDTFIAMRGLLIATGRHAEAEAILLAWASTISQGMCPNRFPDYGDEPEYNSVDASLWFVIAVHDYLATGHASNATVERLHEAVETILSGYTQGTRYGIRADADGLLRAGVPGVQLTWMDAKVGDWVVTPRIGKPVEVQALWFNALRIASQWNARWKEAAERTAASFAQRFVDPQSGALFDNVDVDHVQGAVDRSIRPNQIFAVGGLPYALLEGETARAVVAQVEAHLLTPLGLRTLSPEDPAYRGRYGGAPLERDGAYHQGTVWPWLLGPFVEAWLRVQPRDDAARSAARTRFLAPLDAHLDRAGLDHLSEVADGDAPHAPGGTPFQAWSLGERLRMAALLGEVHQEGQPPSRPD, encoded by the coding sequence ATGACACGCGTCGACTCTCCCTTTGATATCGAACGTCTGGAAGACGAGTGGCTCGAAGCCGATGGCTTTGGCGGCTTCGCGTCGGGCACCGTCGGCATGCTGCGCACGCGCCGCTATCACGCACTGCTGCTGACGGCGACGCGGCCTCCGTCGGGACGCGTGGTGCTCGTCAACGGCATCGAGGCGTGGCTCGAAGCGAACGGGGCGCGCTATCCATTGACGATGCAGCGCTATGCGCCCGATATCGTCTATCCCGACATCGCCGCGAGTCTGATCTCATTCGATACGACGCCGTGGCCGACATGGCGTTTCCGTATCGATGATGAAACCCGCGTGATCGCCGAGACGTTCGTCGCGAAGGAAACATGCGAAACGGTGCTGCGCTGGCACGTCGAATTCGCTGGCGATGCGCATCGCGTTGCCGCTTTCACGTTACATGTCCGTCCGTTGCTGTCGGGCCGCGACTATCACGCGCTGCATCACGAGAACGGTGCATTTGATTTTTCTGCTGCGATCGATGGCGCATACGTGCAGTGGCAGCCGTATCACGATTTGCCTGTCGTTCGCTTCTTGACCAACGGCATATACGAACACGCGCCCGACTGGTATCGCAACTTCTGTTATGTGCGCGAACGTGAGCGCGGCCTCGACTTTACGGAAGACCTCGCAACGCCAGGTGTTTTCACATTCGATCTGCGTGCCGAAGACGCGGTGGTGATATTGAGCGCCGGTGTATCGAACGATGTTGTACAACACGCGCTTGATCGTGCGAACGCGCTGGCAGAGACTGAAGCAAAGCGCAGAGCGAGCTTCGCCTCACGTTTGCATCGTTCCGCCGATGCATATGTCGTCGCGCGCTCGACGGGCCGTACGATCGTCGCGGGCTTTCCGTGGTTCACCGATTGGGGCCGCGATACGTTCATCGCAATGCGCGGCCTGCTGATCGCGACGGGGCGGCACGCGGAAGCCGAAGCGATTCTGCTCGCATGGGCAAGCACGATTTCGCAGGGCATGTGCCCGAACCGCTTTCCCGACTACGGCGACGAGCCGGAGTACAACTCGGTCGATGCGTCGCTCTGGTTCGTGATCGCCGTGCACGACTATCTGGCGACGGGACATGCGTCGAACGCGACGGTAGAACGTCTGCATGAAGCCGTTGAGACGATTCTGTCCGGCTATACGCAGGGCACGCGCTACGGCATTCGCGCCGACGCCGACGGCCTGCTGCGCGCGGGCGTACCCGGCGTGCAGCTGACGTGGATGGACGCGAAGGTCGGCGACTGGGTCGTGACGCCGCGTATCGGCAAGCCTGTCGAAGTGCAGGCGTTGTGGTTCAACGCATTGCGAATTGCATCGCAATGGAACGCGCGCTGGAAAGAAGCTGCTGAGCGCACGGCGGCATCCTTCGCGCAGCGCTTCGTCGATCCGCAATCAGGCGCACTGTTCGACAACGTCGATGTCGATCATGTGCAAGGTGCCGTCGATCGTTCGATCCGGCCCAATCAGATTTTTGCGGTGGGCGGGTTGCCGTACGCGCTGCTCGAAGGCGAAACGGCGCGCGCCGTCGTTGCACAAGTCGAAGCACATCTGCTGACGCCGCTCGGGTTGCGCACGTTGTCGCCAGAAGATCCTGCGTATCGCGGGCGTTATGGAGGCGCGCCGCTGGAGCGCGATGGCGCGTATCACCAGGGGACGGTGTGGCCGTGGCTGCTCGGGCCGTTCGTCGAAGCATGGCTGCGCGTGCAACCTCGCGACGATGCCGCGCGCAGTGCGGCGCGCACGCGCTTTCTCGCGCCGCTCGATGCGCATCTGGATCGGGCGGGCCTCGATCATCTGTCGGAAGTCGCGGACGGTGATGCGCCGCATGCGCCGGGCGGGACGCCGTTTCAGGCGTGGTCGCTGGGGGAGCGGTTGCGGATGGCGGCGTTGCTGGGCGAAGTGCACCAGGAAGGCCAGCCACCTTCCCGACCCGACTAA
- a CDS encoding ATP-binding protein, whose product MSARALRYVLPRSVLGRNIALLIVLVAFSQVCALTVLIHYVQKPRVERAAAVFGTYIKTLDNALTASPENARETLVARLDARSEPPAEAVSEPHVRVLAFYRTYQLVTFLETLHRYLPPGTEVRWQGAPHPRMWIRMHVAATPYWIGLQVPEEAQGGGMLTAVLLSIGLGMLAALTGFALQAYLNRPLRELAHAARRVSAGETPPPLPVDGPTEIAQVSGAFNQMTQALQQAEATRALMLAGISHDIRTPLTKLRLAMAMANDTNGDETFVVAAESYLDTIDTILQQFMDYAGSGERETPQRGDLNGLISQLAADFAGLGHEFDLQLGELPEHAFRPITMMRLVMNLMQNAVVYGQTGLSVRTWADANAIVVAVGDRGKGLSAEELERLKAPFQRGKNAHGKTGGTGLGLAIVERIARLHGGTLEFHAREGGGLEVWAVLPIRLDTHAAGTAPASGETSTAQPAL is encoded by the coding sequence ATGAGCGCGCGCGCATTGCGGTATGTGCTGCCCCGCAGCGTGCTGGGACGCAACATCGCGCTGCTGATCGTGCTGGTGGCGTTCAGCCAGGTTTGCGCGCTGACCGTGCTGATTCACTATGTGCAGAAGCCGCGCGTCGAACGTGCGGCTGCCGTGTTCGGCACATACATCAAGACATTGGACAACGCGCTGACGGCTTCGCCTGAAAATGCGCGCGAAACGCTCGTCGCGCGTCTCGATGCACGCAGCGAACCGCCCGCCGAAGCCGTTTCCGAGCCGCATGTTCGCGTGCTGGCGTTCTACCGCACGTATCAGCTGGTGACCTTTCTGGAGACGCTGCATCGCTATCTGCCGCCGGGCACGGAAGTGCGCTGGCAAGGCGCGCCGCATCCGCGCATGTGGATACGCATGCACGTGGCCGCTACGCCATACTGGATCGGCTTGCAGGTGCCCGAGGAAGCGCAGGGCGGCGGCATGCTGACGGCGGTGCTGCTGTCGATCGGACTCGGCATGCTCGCCGCGCTGACGGGTTTTGCATTGCAGGCTTATCTGAACCGGCCGCTGCGCGAACTGGCGCATGCGGCGCGGCGCGTGAGCGCGGGCGAGACGCCGCCGCCGCTGCCCGTCGACGGACCGACGGAAATCGCGCAGGTGAGCGGCGCATTCAACCAGATGACGCAGGCGCTTCAGCAGGCGGAAGCGACGCGCGCGCTGATGCTTGCGGGCATTTCGCACGATATCCGCACGCCGTTGACGAAGCTGCGTCTCGCGATGGCGATGGCCAACGACACCAATGGCGACGAAACATTCGTCGTCGCAGCGGAGTCGTATCTCGACACGATCGATACGATCCTGCAGCAGTTCATGGACTATGCGGGCAGCGGCGAACGCGAGACGCCGCAGCGGGGCGATTTGAACGGCTTGATCAGCCAGCTGGCCGCGGACTTCGCGGGGCTCGGGCATGAATTCGATTTGCAACTGGGCGAGTTGCCCGAGCACGCGTTCAGGCCGATCACGATGATGCGGCTCGTGATGAACCTGATGCAGAACGCCGTCGTCTATGGGCAGACGGGACTCTCGGTCAGAACGTGGGCGGATGCGAACGCGATTGTTGTGGCTGTCGGCGATCGCGGTAAAGGGCTGAGCGCGGAAGAACTCGAACGGCTGAAGGCGCCGTTTCAGCGCGGCAAGAACGCGCATGGAAAAACGGGCGGCACGGGGCTGGGGCTGGCGATCGTCGAGCGCATTGCGCGTTTGCATGGCGGCACGCTGGAGTTTCATGCGCGCGAAGGTGGAGGCCTTGAGGTGTGGGCCGTGCTGCCGATCCGGCTCGATACGCATGCAGCGGGTACGGCCCCCGCTTCAGGCGAGACATCGACGGCGCAGCCTGCCCTCTGA
- a CDS encoding ferritin-like domain-containing protein: MPEIEKDKVIAVLNQILESELAGVVRYTHYSFLVFGFGRIPIVSWLRQQADESLTHAHLAGEWITTLGEYPSLGIGPLLDSHTTDIASILRESLTAEEVALGLYRDLLALVKDRSVALEEYARQMIATEEMHAGEVDKMLRKPGTVATSGERGAAH; encoded by the coding sequence ATGCCGGAGATCGAAAAAGACAAGGTCATCGCCGTGCTGAACCAGATTCTCGAATCCGAGCTGGCAGGCGTGGTTCGCTATACGCACTACTCTTTTCTCGTGTTCGGCTTTGGCCGTATTCCCATCGTGTCGTGGCTGCGTCAGCAGGCTGACGAATCGCTCACGCATGCGCATCTGGCAGGCGAATGGATCACGACGCTCGGTGAGTATCCGTCGCTGGGCATCGGGCCGCTGCTCGATTCGCATACGACGGATATCGCGTCGATCCTGCGCGAATCGCTGACGGCGGAAGAGGTCGCGCTCGGTCTCTATCGCGATCTGCTCGCGCTGGTGAAGGACCGCTCGGTCGCGCTCGAAGAATATGCGCGGCAGATGATCGCCACGGAAGAAATGCATGCGGGCGAAGTCGACAAGATGCTGCGCAAGCCAGGCACAGTGGCGACTTCCGGCGAGCGCGGCGCAGCGCATTAG
- a CDS encoding efflux transporter outer membrane subunit — protein sequence MSLSGCMVGPDYRTPAPPATETYTPTPLPDQTASSPGASGVTQQFVAGQDIPAQWWTLFHCEPLDALIREALANSPNVAAAQAALRQAGENYRAEVGSALYPSVDAKLNATREKFNGVTFGQPGLTEELNLYNASVNVSYNLDVFGGSRRELESLRSQIDYQGYQLQAAYLALSANIVTAAVKEASLREQIDATERIASDQSSQLEVLRKQFDLGGVSRTSVLSQETLLAQTRATLPPLRQSLDQTRHQLAVLAGKPPSDTGVPEFRLSMFTLPQSLPVSLPSSLVRQRPDILAADATLHQASAQVGVATANMYPQITLSASYGPQALTPAGLLKYADMIWSIGAGITQPIFHGGQLSAQKRAAEAAFDQANAQYRQTVLLAFQNVADTLRALEHDATGLAAQTDAWHSASDSLDLTRGQFRVGGVSYLALLDAQRQYQQTVVNLAQAQAARYADTAALFQALGGGWWNDTTTSQAAPVATPQ from the coding sequence ATGTCGCTGTCCGGCTGCATGGTCGGCCCCGATTACCGCACGCCTGCCCCGCCCGCCACCGAAACCTATACGCCCACACCGTTACCCGATCAGACGGCATCGTCGCCGGGCGCATCGGGCGTGACCCAGCAGTTCGTCGCCGGGCAGGATATTCCCGCGCAATGGTGGACGCTCTTTCATTGCGAGCCGCTCGACGCGCTGATCCGCGAAGCGCTCGCCAACAGTCCGAACGTCGCGGCGGCGCAGGCCGCGTTGCGACAAGCCGGCGAGAACTACCGCGCGGAAGTAGGCAGCGCGCTCTATCCGTCCGTCGATGCAAAGCTCAATGCGACGCGCGAGAAGTTCAACGGCGTCACGTTCGGCCAGCCTGGGCTGACAGAAGAGTTGAATCTGTATAACGCGTCGGTGAATGTCTCGTACAACCTCGACGTGTTCGGCGGCTCGCGTCGCGAACTCGAATCGCTACGCTCGCAGATCGATTACCAGGGCTATCAGTTGCAGGCTGCGTATCTCGCGCTGTCGGCGAACATCGTCACTGCCGCCGTCAAGGAAGCGTCGCTGCGCGAGCAGATCGACGCCACCGAACGCATCGCCTCCGACCAGTCGTCGCAACTCGAGGTGTTGCGCAAGCAATTCGATCTGGGCGGCGTGAGCCGCACGTCAGTGCTCTCGCAGGAGACCTTGCTCGCGCAAACACGCGCGACGCTGCCGCCGCTGCGTCAATCGCTCGATCAGACGCGGCATCAGCTTGCTGTGCTCGCGGGCAAGCCGCCGAGCGATACGGGCGTGCCTGAATTCAGGCTGTCGATGTTCACGCTGCCGCAAAGCTTGCCGGTGAGTTTGCCTTCTTCGCTCGTGCGGCAGCGCCCCGACATACTCGCCGCCGACGCCACGCTGCATCAGGCAAGCGCCCAGGTCGGCGTGGCGACGGCGAACATGTATCCGCAGATCACGCTGTCCGCGAGTTACGGCCCGCAAGCGCTGACGCCCGCCGGTCTGCTCAAGTATGCGGACATGATCTGGAGTATCGGCGCGGGTATCACGCAGCCGATCTTTCACGGCGGTCAATTGAGCGCGCAAAAGCGCGCAGCCGAAGCCGCCTTCGATCAGGCCAACGCGCAGTATCGGCAAACCGTATTGCTCGCGTTCCAGAACGTCGCCGATACGTTGCGCGCGCTCGAACACGATGCGACAGGTCTCGCCGCGCAAACGGACGCATGGCACTCGGCCAGCGATTCGCTCGATCTGACGCGCGGCCAGTTTCGTGTCGGCGGCGTCAGCTATCTGGCGCTGCTCGATGCGCAGCGCCAATACCAGCAGACCGTCGTGAATCTCGCGCAGGCGCAGGCCGCGCGCTACGCGGACACGGCTGCGCTGTTCCAGGCGCTCGGTGGCGGCTGGTGGAACGACACGACGACGAGCCAGGCCGCGCCCGTCGCGACGCCGCAGTGA
- a CDS encoding efflux RND transporter periplasmic adaptor subunit, which yields MTTKRRMTKRMIIMLICVGVLLGGLIGFNLFKAHMIKKFMASNAVPSATVTSAVASYQQWQPQLSAVGSLRAVRGVDVTTEVAGLVREIPFNSGQEVKAGQVLVRLNDDSDRAQLASLQASAELAQTVYKRDKAQFDIQAIAKAQLDADAADLKSKRAQVDQQAALVDKKTIRAPFAGRVGITTVNPGQYINPGDAIVTLQAIDPIYADFYLPQQQLGQLQVGQSIVVDTNAYSSRTFDGKIRSINPRVDNTTRNVQIEATVDNRERKLLPGMYANVKIDAGNVERYLTLPQTAITYNPYGATVFVVKPGEHKDAQGKVMPIAQQVFVTPGPTRGDQVAILKGIAEGTQVVTSGQLKLKNGTPLVIDNRVQPADSPNPTPQEQ from the coding sequence ATGACGACGAAAAGACGGATGACAAAACGGATGATCATCATGCTGATCTGCGTGGGCGTGCTGCTCGGCGGACTGATCGGCTTCAATCTGTTCAAGGCGCACATGATCAAGAAGTTCATGGCGAGCAACGCGGTGCCCTCCGCCACCGTCACGTCCGCCGTCGCGAGTTATCAGCAATGGCAGCCGCAGCTGTCGGCGGTGGGCAGCCTGCGCGCGGTGCGCGGCGTCGACGTGACGACGGAAGTCGCAGGACTCGTGCGCGAGATTCCATTCAACTCGGGACAGGAAGTGAAGGCGGGACAGGTGCTCGTGCGCCTGAACGACGATTCGGACCGTGCGCAACTCGCGTCGCTGCAAGCGTCGGCGGAACTCGCGCAAACCGTCTACAAGCGCGACAAGGCGCAGTTCGACATTCAGGCGATCGCAAAGGCGCAACTCGACGCCGATGCCGCCGACCTCAAAAGCAAGCGCGCACAGGTCGATCAGCAGGCCGCGCTGGTCGACAAGAAAACGATCCGCGCGCCGTTCGCGGGACGCGTCGGCATCACGACGGTGAATCCCGGTCAGTACATCAATCCCGGCGATGCCATCGTCACGCTGCAGGCCATCGATCCCATCTACGCCGATTTCTATCTGCCGCAACAGCAGCTTGGGCAATTGCAGGTGGGACAAAGCATCGTCGTGGATACGAATGCGTATAGCAGCCGTACTTTCGACGGCAAGATCCGTTCGATCAATCCGCGCGTCGACAACACGACGCGCAACGTGCAGATCGAAGCGACCGTCGACAATCGCGAGCGCAAGCTGCTGCCCGGCATGTACGCGAACGTGAAGATCGACGCGGGCAACGTCGAGCGATATCTGACGCTGCCGCAAACGGCCATCACGTACAACCCGTACGGCGCGACCGTGTTCGTCGTCAAGCCGGGCGAGCACAAGGACGCGCAAGGCAAGGTCATGCCCATCGCACAACAGGTGTTCGTCACGCCGGGGCCCACGCGCGGCGATCAGGTCGCGATTCTCAAGGGCATCGCGGAAGGCACGCAGGTGGTCACGAGCGGCCAGCTGAAACTGAAGAACGGGACGCCGCTTGTGATCGACAATCGCGTGCAGCCCGCGGACAGTCCGAATCCGACGCCTCAGGAACAATAA
- a CDS encoding response regulator has translation MDRPARIIVLDDEAELRNMLQRFLSGHGFEVRAVENSKRLERYLQREPYDLLVLDLMIGEEDGLQICAKLRAEGHTLPILMLTAKGDPLDRVIGLETGADDYLAKPFLPRELVARINSLLRRQKIASNDPTVTTQSLRFGDFRLDVGKQCLYRQEDLMELHSAQMLLLTALAASPNRAVSRDNLIARARGRDHDALDRSIDVQILRLRQAIEHDPSKPRFIKTVWGVGYMLVADVEV, from the coding sequence ATGGACCGACCCGCCCGCATCATCGTGCTCGACGACGAAGCGGAACTCCGCAACATGCTGCAGCGCTTTCTGAGCGGCCATGGCTTCGAAGTCCGTGCCGTCGAGAACAGCAAGCGGCTCGAACGCTATCTGCAGCGCGAGCCCTACGATCTGCTCGTGCTCGATCTGATGATCGGCGAAGAAGACGGCCTGCAGATCTGCGCGAAACTGCGGGCGGAAGGGCACACGCTGCCCATTCTGATGCTCACGGCCAAGGGCGATCCGCTCGATCGCGTGATCGGACTCGAAACTGGCGCCGACGATTACCTCGCGAAACCCTTCCTGCCGCGTGAACTCGTCGCGCGTATCAATTCGCTGCTGCGCCGCCAGAAAATCGCATCGAACGATCCGACCGTCACGACACAATCGCTGCGCTTCGGCGACTTCCGGCTCGATGTCGGCAAGCAGTGTCTGTATCGTCAGGAAGACCTCATGGAACTGCATTCGGCGCAGATGTTGCTGCTTACCGCGCTTGCTGCATCGCCGAATCGTGCGGTGAGCCGCGACAACCTGATCGCGCGTGCGCGCGGGCGCGATCACGATGCGCTCGATCGCAGTATCGACGTGCAGATTTTGCGGCTGCGGCAGGCGATCGAACACGATCCGTCGAAGCCGCGTTTCATCAAGACCGTGTGGGGCGTCGGCTATATGCTCGTCGCCGACGTCGAAGTATGA
- a CDS encoding efflux RND transporter permease subunit has protein sequence MKFTDIFIERPVLASVVSLLILVLGLRALSTLKVSEYPQTENGVVTIMTSYYGASADTMAGFITQPLESAIAQAQGIDYMSSTSTTGVSTITATLRLNYDSNRALTEINTQIASVRNQLPPQAQQPVLTVQTGQTTDAMYMGFYSDVLPSNNVTDYLLRVVKPKLDSIQGVQTAEILGGRQFALRAWLDSAKLAAHNVTASDVFTALGSNNYLATLGTTKGQMISVDLNAGTDLHSVEDFRKLVVKQKNGAIVRLEDVGNVVLGADSYDFNVAFSGKRSVFIGIKVAPDANVLDVAKRVKTIFPDLQKQFPTGMTGDIVYDATDFINTAIEEVVKTLVEALLIVTVVIFLFLGSFRAVIVPVIAMPLSLIGTFFVMQLLGYSINLLTLLALVLAIGLVVDDAIIVVENVDRHMKEEGKQPFEAALIAARELGGPILAMTVVLIAVYLPIGFQGGLTGALFTEFAFTLAGAVAVSGVIALSLSPMMCSRFFRMDQESGRFARFVDRQFERVHHGYARLLHSMLDTWPVFIVMGALLLCGTVYLFMTSQSELAPQEDQGIVLSQIQGPPNATIQQMQTYADQVFDISKGLPEYSQMFQLTGAPTLNQGIGGVLFKTWDKRKKNATQLQQELQQKWNGIAGARVAAFQFPPLPGAQGLPVQFVISTTEPFENLNEVSQTVLQKARESGMFFFVDSDLKIDKPESVLVVDRDKVASLGLTQSDVGQTLGAALGGNYVNYFSIAGRSYKVIPQVLQTDRLNPSQVLDYYLRTPDGSVIPASTVTHLKQNVVPESINHFQQLNSATISGVIAPGISQGEVLDFLRKATTDAAPTGYSADYSGLSRQFVQESGGFVITLMFATIIVFLALAAQFESFRDPVVILVSVPMALFGALIFINVGISTLNIYTQVGLVTLMGLVSKHGILIVQFANELQRAGRAKREALEEAAAVRLRPILMTTAAMVLGVLPLVIASGAGAAGRNAMGLVIFSGLSIGTLFTLFVVPAMYMFLAADHHRDREGSGSVAV, from the coding sequence ATGAAATTCACCGATATCTTTATCGAACGTCCCGTACTTGCATCGGTTGTGAGCCTGCTGATTCTCGTGCTCGGCTTGCGCGCGCTGTCGACGCTCAAGGTCAGCGAGTATCCGCAGACGGAAAACGGCGTCGTCACGATCATGACCTCGTACTACGGCGCGAGCGCGGACACGATGGCGGGCTTCATCACGCAGCCGCTCGAATCGGCGATTGCGCAGGCGCAGGGCATCGACTACATGTCGTCGACGAGCACGACGGGTGTGTCGACGATCACGGCAACGCTGCGCCTGAACTACGACTCGAACCGCGCGCTGACGGAGATCAACACGCAGATCGCATCGGTGCGCAACCAGCTGCCGCCGCAGGCGCAACAGCCCGTGCTGACCGTGCAAACCGGGCAGACCACGGACGCGATGTACATGGGCTTCTACAGCGACGTGCTGCCGAGCAACAACGTCACCGACTATCTGCTGCGCGTCGTGAAGCCGAAGCTCGATTCGATTCAGGGCGTACAGACCGCGGAAATTCTCGGCGGCCGTCAGTTCGCGTTGCGCGCGTGGCTCGATTCGGCAAAGCTCGCCGCGCACAACGTCACCGCTTCGGATGTTTTCACAGCGCTCGGCAGCAACAACTATCTGGCGACACTCGGCACGACCAAAGGCCAGATGATCAGCGTCGATCTGAATGCGGGCACCGATCTGCATTCCGTCGAAGACTTCAGGAAGCTCGTCGTCAAACAGAAAAACGGCGCGATCGTGCGACTCGAAGATGTCGGCAACGTCGTGCTCGGCGCGGACAGCTACGACTTCAACGTCGCGTTCAGCGGCAAGCGCTCGGTGTTCATCGGCATCAAGGTCGCGCCGGACGCGAACGTGCTCGATGTCGCGAAGCGCGTGAAGACGATCTTTCCCGATCTGCAGAAGCAGTTTCCGACGGGCATGACGGGCGACATCGTCTACGACGCGACGGACTTCATCAACACGGCCATCGAAGAAGTGGTGAAGACGCTCGTCGAAGCGCTGCTGATCGTGACAGTCGTGATCTTCCTGTTCCTCGGCAGCTTCCGCGCAGTGATCGTGCCGGTGATCGCGATGCCGCTGTCGCTGATCGGCACGTTCTTCGTGATGCAACTGCTCGGCTACTCGATCAATCTGCTGACGCTGCTTGCGCTCGTGCTCGCGATCGGGCTCGTCGTCGACGATGCGATCATCGTGGTCGAGAACGTCGACCGGCATATGAAGGAGGAAGGCAAGCAGCCATTCGAAGCCGCGTTGATCGCCGCGCGCGAACTCGGCGGACCGATTCTCGCGATGACGGTCGTGCTGATCGCCGTGTATCTGCCCATTGGTTTTCAGGGCGGATTGACGGGCGCGCTCTTCACCGAATTCGCGTTCACGCTGGCGGGTGCCGTTGCGGTTTCAGGCGTGATTGCGCTGAGTCTCTCACCGATGATGTGCTCGCGCTTTTTCCGCATGGATCAGGAGTCAGGACGCTTCGCGCGTTTCGTCGACCGGCAATTCGAGCGTGTGCATCACGGCTATGCGCGTCTGTTGCATTCGATGCTCGACACGTGGCCCGTGTTCATCGTAATGGGCGCGCTGCTGTTGTGCGGCACGGTCTATCTGTTCATGACGTCGCAATCGGAACTCGCGCCACAGGAGGATCAGGGCATCGTGCTCTCGCAGATACAGGGTCCGCCGAACGCGACGATCCAGCAGATGCAGACATACGCGGACCAGGTGTTCGATATCTCGAAGGGCTTGCCCGAGTATTCGCAGATGTTTCAGCTGACGGGCGCACCGACGTTGAATCAGGGTATCGGCGGCGTGCTGTTCAAGACGTGGGACAAGCGCAAGAAAAACGCGACGCAACTGCAGCAGGAATTGCAGCAGAAGTGGAACGGCATTGCGGGCGCGCGCGTCGCGGCGTTCCAGTTTCCGCCGTTGCCGGGTGCGCAGGGCTTGCCCGTGCAGTTCGTGATCAGCACGACGGAACCGTTCGAAAACCTCAACGAAGTCTCGCAGACGGTGCTGCAAAAAGCGCGCGAAAGCGGCATGTTCTTCTTCGTCGATAGCGATCTGAAGATCGACAAGCCGGAGAGCGTGCTGGTGGTGGATCGCGACAAGGTGGCGTCGCTCGGGCTTACACAGAGCGATGTCGGGCAGACACTGGGCGCGGCGCTTGGCGGCAACTATGTGAACTACTTTTCGATTGCGGGGCGCTCGTACAAGGTGATTCCGCAGGTGTTGCAAACGGACCGGCTGAATCCGTCGCAGGTGCTCGACTATTATTTGCGCACGCCGGATGGCAGCGTGATTCCTGCATCGACGGTTACGCATCTGAAGCAGAACGTTGTGCCTGAATCGATCAATCACTTTCAGCAGTTGAACTCGGCGACGATTTCCGGCGTGATTGCGCCGGGGATTTCGCAGGGCGAGGTGCTCGATTTTCTGCGCAAGGCTACGACGGATGCGGCGCCGACCGGTTATAGCGCGGATTATTCGGGGTTGTCGCGGCAGTTCGTGCAGGAGTCGGGCGGCTTCGTCATCACGTTGATGTTCGCAACGATCATCGTGTTTCTCGCGCTTGCCGCGCAGTTCGAGAGCTTTCGTGATCCTGTTGTGATTCTTGTGTCTGTGCCTATGGCTTTGTTCGGTGCGCTGATTTTTATTAACGTCGGGATTTCGACGCTCAATATTTATACGCAGGTCGGGCTTGTTACCTTGATGGGGCTTGTTAGCAAGCATGGCATTTTGATCGTGCAGTTTGCCAATGAGTTGCAGCGGGCTGGGCGCGCTAAGCGCGAGGCTCTCGAGGAAGCTGCCGCTGTGCGGTTGCGGCCTATTTTGATGACTACTGCGGCTATGGTGCTCGGGGTTTTGCCTCTCGTTATCGCCTCTGGGGCCGGCGCGGCCGGGCGGAATGCCATGGGACTTGTGATTTTTTCTGGGCTTTCTATTGGGACTCTTTTCACTCTTTTTGTTGTGCCCGCTATGTATATGTTTTTGGCTGCGGATCATCATCGGGATCGAGAGGGTTCCGGTTCGGTTGCGGTTTGA
- a CDS encoding CREC-EF hand family protein, translating to MKKLIAILALCIASTGAMAQTAPQPMSSSPRMERMMSQLQERFSAANTTHDGKLTLAQAQTGMPRVAQYFAEIDTQKQGYVTLAQIEEFMAQRAGSH from the coding sequence ATGAAAAAGCTGATCGCTATTCTTGCTTTGTGCATTGCATCGACGGGCGCGATGGCCCAGACGGCGCCGCAACCGATGTCCAGCTCGCCGCGTATGGAACGCATGATGTCGCAGCTGCAGGAACGCTTTTCGGCTGCCAACACGACGCACGACGGCAAGCTGACGCTGGCCCAGGCGCAGACGGGCATGCCACGCGTCGCGCAGTACTTCGCCGAGATCGACACGCAGAAGCAGGGCTATGTAACGCTCGCGCAGATCGAGGAATTCATGGCGCAGCGAGCGGGTTCGCATTGA